Genomic window (Haloferax sp. Atlit-12N):
GCTTCCCATAGGCCCGGTTACGTCGCCGAGGAATTAAGCCCCGCGGCGGGGGCAGTCGCGGCCGAGGTCTGGTGCTCGCCGACGACCGCCGACCCACGCCGGCGCTCCGACGAGCGAGCCCCGGACGCGTCCGTGGGTTTTCCCGACCGGAATGTACCCGAAGCCAACATTTAACCGCCCTGTCTGTCAGCAATTACTATGGAAGACGTATTCGTCGCGAGGCTCATGTCCACGACCCTCCACACGGTCACCCCAGACACGCTCGTCGAAGACGCGGCGCAGTTGATACTGGACAACAACATCAGCTCGGTCATCGTCGTCGACGAGGACAACCGACTCGAGGGTATCCTGACGACCACCGACTTCGTCGACATCGTCGCGAAGAGCCAGCCGAAAGCACAGACGACCGTCGAGCGCTACATGACCACCGACGTGATTACCGCGGGAGCGCAGGACTCCATCGTCACCGTCGCGGAGTCGATGACCGAACACGGTTTTCACCACATGCCCGTCGTCGACGACGAGGAGGGGGTCATCGGGATGATTACCACCTCGGACCTCGCGGCCTACCTCTCGCAGACCGGACAGCTGGCGCGGTCGTAACGCGTTCTTTTCTGCCGGTAACTCCGCGTTACTCCACCTGTTCGGAGAGGCTCTCGACGACGCTCGCCAGCCGCGGGTCCGTCGCGTGGCCGTGGTGGACCGCGAGGGGCGAGACGCTCACCTCGCCGTCGACCATCGCGCGGCGGTCGCTCCCGACCGGATAGCGGTCGCGGTGTTCGTCGTCGAGCGGGAACGGGTTCTCGAAGCCGACGGCGTCGGGCCACGAGATGTCCTGCAGTCGGACGTAGACCTCGCCGTCGTCGAGGTCGTGTTCGCGGTCGCCGTCCGGGAGCGCGCCGGCGTCCGCGTGGTGGTCGACCTGCTGGTCGTAGTCCGCGAAGGGGCTGGTCACGCGCATCCGGGGGCTCGGCACGTCCGCGGGGGCGTTGACGTTCAGGAGGTCGACCTCGTCGAACACGTCGGTGCCGAAGACGCGCTCGGTCAGGGCGCGGGCGACCCGGGCGGGGCGGGAGAAATCGTACTCCTCGGGCGGGTGGCAGAAGAAGTCCCGCGCGTGGTAGCTGGAGACGGCGATGGCGGGCGTCCCGAGGAACGCGGCCTCGACGCCCGCGCCGACGGTCCCCGACCGGCCGACGACGTAGTTGCCCGCGTTCGGGCCGTCGTTGATACCAGAGACGACGATATCGAAGTCGGCGTCGAGGCCGCGGAGCCCGTAGGCGACGCAGTCCGCCGGGGTTCCTTCGAGGGCGTACCCCCACGGGTGGTCGCGGCGGACCGCGTGTTCGTTTCGGGCGCGGCCGACGCCGCTTTGGTTCTCGGCGGGCGCGACGACGGTCACGTCGCCGACGGCGGTGAGTTCCTCGCGCATGGCGGCGATGCCGGGCGCGTCGATGCCGTCGTCGTTGGTGAGGAGGATTTGGAGCGGAGACGAGGAGTCGGTCATCTACTCGGAGATTTCTGCCGGCCGCCGTAGCTATTCCGGATTCGGACCCGGTGACGTATTCGACCGCCGCGTCCCCGTCGGCAATGGGTCATACTCCACGTCGTCGATGGTCGCCCGCCAGTACGGCAGGTCGCCTGACGGGAGGTTCCACGCCACCTCGGCCGCCGTGGGCACGCGAACCCCATCCAGTTCGCGGTAGTCGCTGAAGTATCCCGTCCACGAGCACCGCTCGAACTCGCCGTCCCCCGTGTCGCGCCACCGGTCCGCGGTGACGCGCACTATCTCGTCGTTCTCGTCGAAGTGGAACACGACGGTTGCGGTCGAGTCGCGGTGGGCGAGCGTCGCCCGGGCCGAACGGTCGTCTCTCGGCTCCCAACTGACGCCGTGGCCGGGCAGAAACGCGGTCGGGAACCAGACCATCTCGGCGAGGTGGCGGGCGAGTTCACCTTCGTCCAACTCGGGTGAGCGCGGGGCGTCCGCGACGGTGATAACCGAAAGAAGCTTCGCCTCCAACGACCCCGCACCGCCGACAAAGGCGTCCACGACCCGAACCGGTAGAAACGGCGCGAGGTCGATTTGGGCGTCCCAGACGAACCCCGGCGGGGCCACCGTGTAGTGCTGGGTCGCCGTCATCGACTTCCACGGCGAATCCGCATCGCCGAGTCTGAACTCACCCGTCTGGCGGAGCCGAACCGACTGGACGTCGGGGTACTCGCCCGGTAGCACGCGTTCGAGATACCGGCGAACTGGGGCGGGTAGGTCGCTGATATCGGCCGTGTCTGTCGCTTCCACATCGTTTGTGGTCGATTCGGCCTGTTCTCGCCGGAGTGCACCGAGCAGTTGAGCGGCCGTATCGTCGGCGCGCGCCCGGATTACGACGAGGAGAGCGCCGACGGCGAGCGCACCGCCGACAAGCGCGAGGCCGAGTCGCCCGAGCGTTCGCTTGTATGACATACCGAACGGTACGCGAGAGATAGATATGAGTCTCGCCGTGACTCTCACGGTCTGACACCGACCGTCTTCCGACTACGGGCGGTGTCGTCGCGAGCGGCGCTCCCCCGGGCAAATTCCTGTCAACGCGACGTTCATATATTCGAGATACTCACGACCGCGTGAATATAATTCAAACGATGACTTTATGTAATTAAGTTCGTACTAACGAATGAATGCGCACCGAACCGATGCGGCCGGCACGCCGGGCACCCGCCGACATCGCGGTTAATATCCCGTTAACTCGTCTCATTTCGGTAGATTCGTCTCTGTCGTGGTCGACGGCTCTTCGGTCTGCGACCGCCACGACTGCCGCGAGCGATGCGGGTCGCCGCCCCCGCCGGGCCGCCTTCTCCACTCGCCGTCGAACTTCCTCGAGAGCGCGCCCCGACTGGACAGCAGACCGACCCGTCTCCCCAAGCGAGGTGGGCGTTGCGTGAGCCACGTCGGCGAGACCGACGACGTGCCGTGGGACGACGTGGGCTTCGTCATCAGCTCTCGCTACCGCATCTCCGTTCTCGATAGACTCTCTGAGGGCCCGGCGACGCCGACGCAAATCGCCACCGACTCCGAGAGCGCGGTCGCTCACGTCTCGCGGGCGCTGCAGGAACTCAGAGACCGCTCGCTCGTGGAACTCCTCGTCCCGGAACAGCGTCGAAAAGGGCGGGTGTACGGCATCACCGACGACGCCGAGAACATCTGGGACGTCATTCAGACACAGCAGATGACGTGACCGCAGCGGTCTTGCGGCTTTCTCGCGGTCGGTCTGGCGCGTCGTGCGACCGACCAACTCACTTACTCACTTCGTCGCGATTCGCTCCGACCCCTTGTTCAGGAGCTGGTAGGTCCGCTTGGCGAGGTTCATCCCGACGCCGGTCGACTCGACGACGTAGTACGGGACGAGTTCGCCGCCGAACTTCGATTTGTAGTTGCAGAGCCGCTCCGTGTTCGCGCCGACGAGGTCGTACTTCGTGACCGACGCGAGCGCCTCGTCCTCGACGATGTCCTCGATGATGGTCCAGTGGAGCAGGCTGTTGATGCTGACGCCGTCGTACTCGCCGCGCGCGCCGCCGAGCCAGAAGTAGCCCACCTCGTCCGAGAAGGGGACGATCATCCCGCTGAGGTACTCGCCGTCTGGGTCGCGGGCGACGTACACCCGACACCGGTCCCCGAGGTTCTCGACCAGCGACTCGACGAACTCCCACGGCATCCCGAAGGGTTCGTCCTGCTCGTCGTACCGCGAGACTACGTCGTCGTAGACGACGCGAGCGCCCTCGAGTCCCTCGTCCGCGATGGTGATGTCCAGTTCGCGCGCCTGTCGAATCTCGCGGCGGAGGCTGCTGCTGAACTGGGCC
Coding sequences:
- a CDS encoding CBS domain-containing protein, whose amino-acid sequence is MEDVFVARLMSTTLHTVTPDTLVEDAAQLILDNNISSVIVVDEDNRLEGILTTTDFVDIVAKSQPKAQTTVERYMTTDVITAGAQDSIVTVAESMTEHGFHHMPVVDDEEGVIGMITTSDLAAYLSQTGQLARS
- the surE gene encoding 5'/3'-nucleotidase SurE, coding for MTDSSSPLQILLTNDDGIDAPGIAAMREELTAVGDVTVVAPAENQSGVGRARNEHAVRRDHPWGYALEGTPADCVAYGLRGLDADFDIVVSGINDGPNAGNYVVGRSGTVGAGVEAAFLGTPAIAVSSYHARDFFCHPPEEYDFSRPARVARALTERVFGTDVFDEVDLLNVNAPADVPSPRMRVTSPFADYDQQVDHHADAGALPDGDREHDLDDGEVYVRLQDISWPDAVGFENPFPLDDEHRDRYPVGSDRRAMVDGEVSVSPLAVHHGHATDPRLASVVESLSEQVE
- a CDS encoding DUF6544 family protein is translated as MSYKRTLGRLGLALVGGALAVGALLVVIRARADDTAAQLLGALRREQAESTTNDVEATDTADISDLPAPVRRYLERVLPGEYPDVQSVRLRQTGEFRLGDADSPWKSMTATQHYTVAPPGFVWDAQIDLAPFLPVRVVDAFVGGAGSLEAKLLSVITVADAPRSPELDEGELARHLAEMVWFPTAFLPGHGVSWEPRDDRSARATLAHRDSTATVVFHFDENDEIVRVTADRWRDTGDGEFERCSWTGYFSDYRELDGVRVPTAAEVAWNLPSGDLPYWRATIDDVEYDPLPTGTRRSNTSPGPNPE
- a CDS encoding winged helix-turn-helix domain-containing protein, yielding MSHVGETDDVPWDDVGFVISSRYRISVLDRLSEGPATPTQIATDSESAVAHVSRALQELRDRSLVELLVPEQRRKGRVYGITDDAENIWDVIQTQQMT
- a CDS encoding GNAT family N-acetyltransferase, which produces MSQLRIEPLSLDEWGAALPSSGTEVFHTPAVLAAIDEHFDGEMHLFGVFKGQEPVALFPTFVRRNPLGRVVVSPPPSMAIPYIGPVMMPNSPKQSAYESVNREFADLVVEELGIRSNRTFVRLLCSPAYLDPRPFEWTGFAVKPSFTYRLDLGERSLDEIQAQFSSSLRREIRQARELDITIADEGLEGARVVYDDVVSRYDEQDEPFGMPWEFVESLVENLGDRCRVYVARDPDGEYLSGMIVPFSDEVGYFWLGGARGEYDGVSINSLLHWTIIEDIVEDEALASVTKYDLVGANTERLCNYKSKFGGELVPYYVVESTGVGMNLAKRTYQLLNKGSERIATK